CGTCAATCCTTCTATTATAAACATTTCTCGCCGGAAGAAAAGCAAGGTAACCGGCGATGCCGACCGAGTAGCCTCCCCTCACTTTTCCAGCTATGAAACCCTTCACCTTCCGATTGAACTTCCACCGATTCTGCAACTCCAGCCACGCCCGCTGCTTCCTGAACATCCTCGGCAGGAGGAGCGGCTGATCGCCTGCGCAGGCGGAGTCCGTCTGCCCTACCATGTCTTCGAACCTAGCAGCGGCGTTCAGCTTCGTCCGGGAATCTCCGGTCACCAGATCCACGAAGCATCGCTGCAGGAGTGAGTTTTTGACCGTCGATTCGCCTCTGGCGGCGTGGAGGAAGCCGACCTTGGTGGAGAAAGTGGCCGGGCCGGCGGATTTGGGCGGATCTACCAATTCGTTGGCCAAGGCGGTCCTGGGGCGGCCGACGCCGGCGTCGATGAGGTAAGTGTCATCTCTGAGGCGGACGGCTTTGGCTTTGAGGGCGACCTCGCTTTGGAGGAGGAAACTTGAGTTTGATTTGGGGAAGAGGCGGCTCATATACACGCTCATCTTCTCCGATCCCAAATTTTTCCAAGTGAGAGTGAGATGGCGATTGCTGTGGATTTTGGGAAAGAGACTAGGGTTTCTCTGCACATATAATTATAGATTTGCCCCTTTGCTTTCGATAATTCTCTTTCCCACCCCAAAATGTTAATTTGGTTGCCTAATTTATTAAACGACTTTAAAAGTAggcaaatttaattttatttatcaaaatgTGTCACGTTCTCTATACTCTATAAAATTGCGTGGATCGATTCCAATAAAGATTCATGTCGCATTTTCCCCATTAACGTCTCTAAATTTATCTCAATACTATCACCATCCACTAGTGGGATTTTCAATTTGCAATAAGGTGCCGTGAAATTAATTATGTAGTAAGTTTAGTTAATGATATTCAATACCATAACTCAAttctagataaataattatgagATAATTAATTATAGGTAATCCCTTATggctaaaataatctcacaactcaattttaaattatatttggatactattttatttaggaaaccgaacaccaacTATGTGAATGATATATATTCAGTAAATTATGAATACAGTAAAAAAAGATggaatatattattaataaaaaatgagactcatCTTATTAAGAATAGAAACTTAACAAAAAGCTGGACATGAATAATTTTTATGATCAATCTAAAATAGCAAACATCCATAGCGCAATATGgatagaaaaattaaaaaa
This DNA window, taken from Salvia splendens isolate huo1 chromosome 18, SspV2, whole genome shotgun sequence, encodes the following:
- the LOC121776888 gene encoding ribosomal protein S1, mitochondrial-like yields the protein MSVYMSRLFPKSNSSFLLQSEVALKAKAVRLRDDTYLIDAGVGRPRTALANELVDPPKSAGPATFSTKVGFLHAARGESTVKNSLLQRCFVDLVTGDSRTKLNAAARFEDMVGQTDSACAGDQPLLLPRMFRKQRAWLELQNRWKFNRKVKGFIAGKVRGGYSVGIAGYLAFLPARNVYNRRIDGDRFVIESLSPRNFVVTKVG